Proteins encoded by one window of Arachis hypogaea cultivar Tifrunner chromosome 1, arahy.Tifrunner.gnm2.J5K5, whole genome shotgun sequence:
- the LOC112700904 gene encoding class V chitinase isoform X2, with amino-acid sequence MGIKKIAIASFTTIVVLLFQQSWLAWGQVKGGYWYYDSGVDASSIDSSLYTHLYCAFAALDANTFQATLPSNVFSTFTQTVKRRNPNVNTFLSVGGGFGGNLSLHFSAMASQSSTRKAFIDSTIQLARSNGFGGVDLDWEYPSSDADRNNLALLLQEWQAANQEDSRNTGRAPLLLTAAVAGSNQISSLQYYPIAAINDYTDWLNLMVYDLFIPEQYRSSTQPPAPLYNPGGVFSADEGVSSWIGLGIAANRLTFGLPFYGYAWNLVNPNNNGLFAPAAGPAQSSTGSMTYRQIRDFINNQRPQQVYHSAYVTNYCYSGNTWIGYDDTQSVSAKIIYAKGRGMVGYFSWQLIILGIAAYAESNRVQLRG; translated from the exons ATGGGCATAAAAAAGATAGCAATAGCGAGTTTCACAACCATTGTTGTGTTGTTATTCCAGCAAAGTTGGTTAGCATGGGGACAAGTTAAGGGAGGTTACTGGTACTACGACAGTGGGGTGGATGCTTCATCTATTGACTCATCCCTCTACACTCACCTCTACTGTGCTTTCGCCGCCCTTGATGCCAACACCTTCCAAGCCACCTTACCCTCCAATGTCTTCTCTACCTTCACTCAGACCGTCAAGCGCCGGAACCCTAACGTCAACACCTTTCTCTCCGTTGGCGGAGGCTTCGGCGGCAACTTGTCCCTTCACTTCTCCGCCATGGCCAGCCAAAGCAGCACCCGCAAGGCCTTTATAGACTCCACCATCCAGCTAGCCAGATCCAACGGCTTCGGAGGTGTGGATCTCGACTGGGAGTACCCTTCCTCCGACGCCGACAGGAACAACTTAGCTCTCCTCCTCCAAGAATGGCAAGCAGCTAATCAAGAAGATTCTAGAAACACCGGGAGAGCGCCGTTGCTTTTGACAGCTGCCGTTGCTGGATCTAACCAGATATCTTCGTTGCAGTATTACCCTATAGCCGCCATTAACGACTACACGGACTGGTTGAACCTTATGGTGTACGATCTGTTCATTCCGGAACAGTATCGTTCTTCGACACAGCCACCTGCACCGTTGTACAACCCTGGAGGAGTGTTCAGTGCAGATGAAGGGGTTTCGTCGTGGATTGGACTCGGAATTGCCGCTAATAGGTTGACTTTTGGGTTGCCGTTTTATGGATATGCATGGAATTTGGTGAACCCTAATAATAATGGATTGTTTGCTCCTGCTGCTGGTCCTGCTCAAAGTTCCACCGGGAGCATGACGTATAGGCAGATTAGAGATTTCATAAACAATCAAAGGCCACaacaagtgtatcactcagcttATGTGACAAATTATTGTTATTCTGGGAATACCTGGATTGGTTATGATGATACTCAGAGTGTCTCTGCTAAGATCATATACGCCAAGGGCAGAGGAATGGTTGGATATTTTTCATGGCAG CTTATAATACTTGGGATAGCAGCTTACGCGGAGAGCAACAGGGTTCAGCTCAGAGGTTGA
- the LOC112700904 gene encoding class V chitinase isoform X1 → MGIKKIAIASFTTIVVLLFQQSWLAWGQVKGGYWYYDSGVDASSIDSSLYTHLYCAFAALDANTFQATLPSNVFSTFTQTVKRRNPNVNTFLSVGGGFGGNLSLHFSAMASQSSTRKAFIDSTIQLARSNGFGGVDLDWEYPSSDADRNNLALLLQEWQAANQEDSRNTGRAPLLLTAAVAGSNQISSLQYYPIAAINDYTDWLNLMVYDLFIPEQYRSSTQPPAPLYNPGGVFSADEGVSSWIGLGIAANRLTFGLPFYGYAWNLVNPNNNGLFAPAAGPAQSSTGSMTYRQIRDFINNQRPQQVYHSAYVTNYCYSGNTWIGYDDTQSVSAKIIYAKGRGMVGYFSWQVSGDDTSSTLARTAYNTWDSSLRGEQQGSAQRLTEAK, encoded by the exons ATGGGCATAAAAAAGATAGCAATAGCGAGTTTCACAACCATTGTTGTGTTGTTATTCCAGCAAAGTTGGTTAGCATGGGGACAAGTTAAGGGAGGTTACTGGTACTACGACAGTGGGGTGGATGCTTCATCTATTGACTCATCCCTCTACACTCACCTCTACTGTGCTTTCGCCGCCCTTGATGCCAACACCTTCCAAGCCACCTTACCCTCCAATGTCTTCTCTACCTTCACTCAGACCGTCAAGCGCCGGAACCCTAACGTCAACACCTTTCTCTCCGTTGGCGGAGGCTTCGGCGGCAACTTGTCCCTTCACTTCTCCGCCATGGCCAGCCAAAGCAGCACCCGCAAGGCCTTTATAGACTCCACCATCCAGCTAGCCAGATCCAACGGCTTCGGAGGTGTGGATCTCGACTGGGAGTACCCTTCCTCCGACGCCGACAGGAACAACTTAGCTCTCCTCCTCCAAGAATGGCAAGCAGCTAATCAAGAAGATTCTAGAAACACCGGGAGAGCGCCGTTGCTTTTGACAGCTGCCGTTGCTGGATCTAACCAGATATCTTCGTTGCAGTATTACCCTATAGCCGCCATTAACGACTACACGGACTGGTTGAACCTTATGGTGTACGATCTGTTCATTCCGGAACAGTATCGTTCTTCGACACAGCCACCTGCACCGTTGTACAACCCTGGAGGAGTGTTCAGTGCAGATGAAGGGGTTTCGTCGTGGATTGGACTCGGAATTGCCGCTAATAGGTTGACTTTTGGGTTGCCGTTTTATGGATATGCATGGAATTTGGTGAACCCTAATAATAATGGATTGTTTGCTCCTGCTGCTGGTCCTGCTCAAAGTTCCACCGGGAGCATGACGTATAGGCAGATTAGAGATTTCATAAACAATCAAAGGCCACaacaagtgtatcactcagcttATGTGACAAATTATTGTTATTCTGGGAATACCTGGATTGGTTATGATGATACTCAGAGTGTCTCTGCTAAGATCATATACGCCAAGGGCAGAGGAATGGTTGGATATTTTTCATGGCAGGTTAGTGGGGATGACACCTCTTCCACCCTTGCTAGAACCG CTTATAATACTTGGGATAGCAGCTTACGCGGAGAGCAACAGGGTTCAGCTCAGAGGTTGACAGAAGCTAAATAA